A window of the Phragmites australis chromosome 20, lpPhrAust1.1, whole genome shotgun sequence genome harbors these coding sequences:
- the LOC133901376 gene encoding transcription factor BIM2-like isoform X2, translating into MCIQGNKAATHEHDFLSLHTAAAAKDSPLQLHDSKPPPPSQGLFLKTHDFLQPLEKPGAPPPGADSREVVISKRHALPLPLPGGVGTFSISPAPGPVARPAAVKAEPPFALWGQPAARPGARGHHHQWTLPFFAGAGQVTPQEQHPPPGRKGRGGGGEFMESGSRSSGAAGFDDDDDGLAARREVSSSLKELTVRVERKGGSCSDGGTDQRPNTPRSKHSATEQRRRSKINDRFQILRDLLPHSDQKRDKATFLLEVIEYIRFLQEKVQKREASFPEWNQENAKILPWSNLYFRSFWKNAQSKGQIPGDALPNPSQFMRNGSSPEFNFTGKPDDNHNTVPSAAASGAKDQAETDHMASVSYRSTETPTNITNLPPVDDSAVNSEMINDQQLTIDEGTISISSQYSQELLNSLTHALQSSGIDLSQASISVQINLGKRAVKRTAAAVPSNSKELTEPSSNNEIGHQLTMLGGGAEDHSHSTKRHKSGNS; encoded by the exons ATGTGCATCCAAG GGAACAAGGCGGCGACGCACGAGCACGACTTCCTCTCTCTgcacaccgccgccgccgctaagGACTCGCCTCTCCAGCTCCACGACTCCAagccccctcctccctctcaaG GTTTATTCCTGAAGACGCACGACTTCCTGCAGCCGTTGGAGAAGCCGGGAGCGCCGCCGCCCGGCGCGGACAGCAGGGAGGTGGTCATCAGCAAGCGGCACGCGCTGCCCCTGCCCCTGCCCGGCGGCGTCGGCACATTCAGCATCAGCCCCGCGCCCGGGCCGGTAGCGCGGCCGGCCGCGGTCAAGGCGGAGCCGCCGTTCGCGCTCTGGGGCCAGcccgcggcacggccgggcgcACGAG GGCACCACCACCAGTGGACGCTCCCCTTCTTCGCCGGCGCCGGACAGGTCACGCCGCAGGAGCAGCATCCGCCACCGGGTAGGAAGgggcgaggcggcggaggcgagtTCATGGAATCTGGCTCCAGATCCAGCGGCGCCGCCGGcttcgacgacgacgacgacggcctCGCCGCGCGCCGCGAGGTCTCCTCCTCGCTCAAAG AGTTGACAGTAAGGGTGGAGCGGAAGGGTGGGAGCTGCAGTGATGGCGGTACGGATCAGCGGCCAAACACACCACGATCGAAACACTCGGCCACAGAGCAGCGCCGACGCAGCAAGATCAATGACAG GTTTCAGATACTTAGGGATCTATTGCCACACAGTGATCAGAAGAGAGACAAAGCTACATTTCTCTTGGAG GTCATTGAATACATACGATTTTTGCAAGAGAAAGTACAAAAACGCGAGGCTTCATTCCCAGAATGGAACCAAGAAAATGCAAAGATTCTTCCATGG TCAAATTTATATTTTCGATCATTCTGGAAAAATGCACAG AGTAAAGGTCAGATCCCAGGAGATGCCCTGCCCAACCCTTCACAGTTCATGAGAAATGGATCCTCCCCTGAATTTAATTTCACGGGCAAGCCCGATGATAATCACAACACAGTGCCATCTGCTGCTGCCTCAGGAGCAAAAGATCAGGCGGAAACTGATCACATGGCTAGCGTGTCCTACAGATCAACAGAAACTCCGACCAATATTACAA ATCTGCCCCCTGTGGATGACTCTGCAGTGAACAGTGAAATGATTAATGACCAGCAGTTGACAATCGATGAAGGAACAATCAGCATATCCAGTCAATATTCCCAAGA GTTACTTAATTCGTTGACTCACGCCCTTCAAAGCTCGGGCATAGATTTGTCCCAAGCCAGCATCTCTGTGCAGATCAACCTGGGCAAGCGGGCTGTCAAGagaactgctgctgctgtaccCTCCAATTCTAAG GAACTCACCGAGCCATCATCTAATAACGAAATAGGTCATCAGCTGACAATGTTGGGTGGAGGTGCTGAAGATCATTCACATTCAACAAAGCGACATAAATCTGGCAACAGCTGA
- the LOC133901376 gene encoding transcription factor BIM2-like isoform X3 — translation MCIQGNKAATHEHDFLSLHTAAAAKDSPLQLHDSKPPPPSQGLFLKTHDFLQPLEKPGAPPPGADSREVVISKRHALPLPLPGGVGTFSISPAPGPVARPAAVKAEPPFALWGQPAARPGARGHHHQWTLPFFAGAGQVTPQEQHPPPGRKGRGGGGEFMESGSRSSGAAGFDDDDDGLAARREVSSSLKELTVRVERKGGSCSDGGTDQRPNTPRSKHSATEQRRRSKINDRFQILRDLLPHSDQKRDKATFLLEVIEYIRFLQEKVQKREASFPEWNQENAKILPWSKGQIPGDALPNPSQFMRNGSSPEFNFTGKPDDNHNTVPSAAASGAKDQAETDHMASVSYRSTETPTNITNNFTSQSQPQWTDLPPVDDSAVNSEMINDQQLTIDEGTISISSQYSQELLNSLTHALQSSGIDLSQASISVQINLGKRAVKRTAAAVPSNSKELTEPSSNNEIGHQLTMLGGGAEDHSHSTKRHKSGNS, via the exons ATGTGCATCCAAG GGAACAAGGCGGCGACGCACGAGCACGACTTCCTCTCTCTgcacaccgccgccgccgctaagGACTCGCCTCTCCAGCTCCACGACTCCAagccccctcctccctctcaaG GTTTATTCCTGAAGACGCACGACTTCCTGCAGCCGTTGGAGAAGCCGGGAGCGCCGCCGCCCGGCGCGGACAGCAGGGAGGTGGTCATCAGCAAGCGGCACGCGCTGCCCCTGCCCCTGCCCGGCGGCGTCGGCACATTCAGCATCAGCCCCGCGCCCGGGCCGGTAGCGCGGCCGGCCGCGGTCAAGGCGGAGCCGCCGTTCGCGCTCTGGGGCCAGcccgcggcacggccgggcgcACGAG GGCACCACCACCAGTGGACGCTCCCCTTCTTCGCCGGCGCCGGACAGGTCACGCCGCAGGAGCAGCATCCGCCACCGGGTAGGAAGgggcgaggcggcggaggcgagtTCATGGAATCTGGCTCCAGATCCAGCGGCGCCGCCGGcttcgacgacgacgacgacggcctCGCCGCGCGCCGCGAGGTCTCCTCCTCGCTCAAAG AGTTGACAGTAAGGGTGGAGCGGAAGGGTGGGAGCTGCAGTGATGGCGGTACGGATCAGCGGCCAAACACACCACGATCGAAACACTCGGCCACAGAGCAGCGCCGACGCAGCAAGATCAATGACAG GTTTCAGATACTTAGGGATCTATTGCCACACAGTGATCAGAAGAGAGACAAAGCTACATTTCTCTTGGAG GTCATTGAATACATACGATTTTTGCAAGAGAAAGTACAAAAACGCGAGGCTTCATTCCCAGAATGGAACCAAGAAAATGCAAAGATTCTTCCATGG AGTAAAGGTCAGATCCCAGGAGATGCCCTGCCCAACCCTTCACAGTTCATGAGAAATGGATCCTCCCCTGAATTTAATTTCACGGGCAAGCCCGATGATAATCACAACACAGTGCCATCTGCTGCTGCCTCAGGAGCAAAAGATCAGGCGGAAACTGATCACATGGCTAGCGTGTCCTACAGATCAACAGAAACTCCGACCAATATTACAA ATAATTTTACATCGCAATCCCAACCCCAATGGACAGATCTGCCCCCTGTGGATGACTCTGCAGTGAACAGTGAAATGATTAATGACCAGCAGTTGACAATCGATGAAGGAACAATCAGCATATCCAGTCAATATTCCCAAGA GTTACTTAATTCGTTGACTCACGCCCTTCAAAGCTCGGGCATAGATTTGTCCCAAGCCAGCATCTCTGTGCAGATCAACCTGGGCAAGCGGGCTGTCAAGagaactgctgctgctgtaccCTCCAATTCTAAG GAACTCACCGAGCCATCATCTAATAACGAAATAGGTCATCAGCTGACAATGTTGGGTGGAGGTGCTGAAGATCATTCACATTCAACAAAGCGACATAAATCTGGCAACAGCTGA
- the LOC133901376 gene encoding transcription factor BIM2-like isoform X1, with protein MCIQGNKAATHEHDFLSLHTAAAAKDSPLQLHDSKPPPPSQGLFLKTHDFLQPLEKPGAPPPGADSREVVISKRHALPLPLPGGVGTFSISPAPGPVARPAAVKAEPPFALWGQPAARPGARGHHHQWTLPFFAGAGQVTPQEQHPPPGRKGRGGGGEFMESGSRSSGAAGFDDDDDGLAARREVSSSLKELTVRVERKGGSCSDGGTDQRPNTPRSKHSATEQRRRSKINDRFQILRDLLPHSDQKRDKATFLLEVIEYIRFLQEKVQKREASFPEWNQENAKILPWSNLYFRSFWKNAQSKGQIPGDALPNPSQFMRNGSSPEFNFTGKPDDNHNTVPSAAASGAKDQAETDHMASVSYRSTETPTNITNNFTSQSQPQWTDLPPVDDSAVNSEMINDQQLTIDEGTISISSQYSQELLNSLTHALQSSGIDLSQASISVQINLGKRAVKRTAAAVPSNSKELTEPSSNNEIGHQLTMLGGGAEDHSHSTKRHKSGNS; from the exons ATGTGCATCCAAG GGAACAAGGCGGCGACGCACGAGCACGACTTCCTCTCTCTgcacaccgccgccgccgctaagGACTCGCCTCTCCAGCTCCACGACTCCAagccccctcctccctctcaaG GTTTATTCCTGAAGACGCACGACTTCCTGCAGCCGTTGGAGAAGCCGGGAGCGCCGCCGCCCGGCGCGGACAGCAGGGAGGTGGTCATCAGCAAGCGGCACGCGCTGCCCCTGCCCCTGCCCGGCGGCGTCGGCACATTCAGCATCAGCCCCGCGCCCGGGCCGGTAGCGCGGCCGGCCGCGGTCAAGGCGGAGCCGCCGTTCGCGCTCTGGGGCCAGcccgcggcacggccgggcgcACGAG GGCACCACCACCAGTGGACGCTCCCCTTCTTCGCCGGCGCCGGACAGGTCACGCCGCAGGAGCAGCATCCGCCACCGGGTAGGAAGgggcgaggcggcggaggcgagtTCATGGAATCTGGCTCCAGATCCAGCGGCGCCGCCGGcttcgacgacgacgacgacggcctCGCCGCGCGCCGCGAGGTCTCCTCCTCGCTCAAAG AGTTGACAGTAAGGGTGGAGCGGAAGGGTGGGAGCTGCAGTGATGGCGGTACGGATCAGCGGCCAAACACACCACGATCGAAACACTCGGCCACAGAGCAGCGCCGACGCAGCAAGATCAATGACAG GTTTCAGATACTTAGGGATCTATTGCCACACAGTGATCAGAAGAGAGACAAAGCTACATTTCTCTTGGAG GTCATTGAATACATACGATTTTTGCAAGAGAAAGTACAAAAACGCGAGGCTTCATTCCCAGAATGGAACCAAGAAAATGCAAAGATTCTTCCATGG TCAAATTTATATTTTCGATCATTCTGGAAAAATGCACAG AGTAAAGGTCAGATCCCAGGAGATGCCCTGCCCAACCCTTCACAGTTCATGAGAAATGGATCCTCCCCTGAATTTAATTTCACGGGCAAGCCCGATGATAATCACAACACAGTGCCATCTGCTGCTGCCTCAGGAGCAAAAGATCAGGCGGAAACTGATCACATGGCTAGCGTGTCCTACAGATCAACAGAAACTCCGACCAATATTACAA ATAATTTTACATCGCAATCCCAACCCCAATGGACAGATCTGCCCCCTGTGGATGACTCTGCAGTGAACAGTGAAATGATTAATGACCAGCAGTTGACAATCGATGAAGGAACAATCAGCATATCCAGTCAATATTCCCAAGA GTTACTTAATTCGTTGACTCACGCCCTTCAAAGCTCGGGCATAGATTTGTCCCAAGCCAGCATCTCTGTGCAGATCAACCTGGGCAAGCGGGCTGTCAAGagaactgctgctgctgtaccCTCCAATTCTAAG GAACTCACCGAGCCATCATCTAATAACGAAATAGGTCATCAGCTGACAATGTTGGGTGGAGGTGCTGAAGATCATTCACATTCAACAAAGCGACATAAATCTGGCAACAGCTGA
- the LOC133901376 gene encoding transcription factor BIM2-like isoform X4: MCIQGNKAATHEHDFLSLHTAAAAKDSPLQLHDSKPPPPSQGLFLKTHDFLQPLEKPGAPPPGADSREVVISKRHALPLPLPGGVGTFSISPAPGPVARPAAVKAEPPFALWGQPAARPGARGHHHQWTLPFFAGAGQVTPQEQHPPPGRKGRGGGGEFMESGSRSSGAAGFDDDDDGLAARREVSSSLKELTVRVERKGGSCSDGGTDQRPNTPRSKHSATEQRRRSKINDRFQILRDLLPHSDQKRDKATFLLEVIEYIRFLQEKVQKREASFPEWNQENAKILPWSKGQIPGDALPNPSQFMRNGSSPEFNFTGKPDDNHNTVPSAAASGAKDQAETDHMASVSYRSTETPTNITNLPPVDDSAVNSEMINDQQLTIDEGTISISSQYSQELLNSLTHALQSSGIDLSQASISVQINLGKRAVKRTAAAVPSNSKELTEPSSNNEIGHQLTMLGGGAEDHSHSTKRHKSGNS; encoded by the exons ATGTGCATCCAAG GGAACAAGGCGGCGACGCACGAGCACGACTTCCTCTCTCTgcacaccgccgccgccgctaagGACTCGCCTCTCCAGCTCCACGACTCCAagccccctcctccctctcaaG GTTTATTCCTGAAGACGCACGACTTCCTGCAGCCGTTGGAGAAGCCGGGAGCGCCGCCGCCCGGCGCGGACAGCAGGGAGGTGGTCATCAGCAAGCGGCACGCGCTGCCCCTGCCCCTGCCCGGCGGCGTCGGCACATTCAGCATCAGCCCCGCGCCCGGGCCGGTAGCGCGGCCGGCCGCGGTCAAGGCGGAGCCGCCGTTCGCGCTCTGGGGCCAGcccgcggcacggccgggcgcACGAG GGCACCACCACCAGTGGACGCTCCCCTTCTTCGCCGGCGCCGGACAGGTCACGCCGCAGGAGCAGCATCCGCCACCGGGTAGGAAGgggcgaggcggcggaggcgagtTCATGGAATCTGGCTCCAGATCCAGCGGCGCCGCCGGcttcgacgacgacgacgacggcctCGCCGCGCGCCGCGAGGTCTCCTCCTCGCTCAAAG AGTTGACAGTAAGGGTGGAGCGGAAGGGTGGGAGCTGCAGTGATGGCGGTACGGATCAGCGGCCAAACACACCACGATCGAAACACTCGGCCACAGAGCAGCGCCGACGCAGCAAGATCAATGACAG GTTTCAGATACTTAGGGATCTATTGCCACACAGTGATCAGAAGAGAGACAAAGCTACATTTCTCTTGGAG GTCATTGAATACATACGATTTTTGCAAGAGAAAGTACAAAAACGCGAGGCTTCATTCCCAGAATGGAACCAAGAAAATGCAAAGATTCTTCCATGG AGTAAAGGTCAGATCCCAGGAGATGCCCTGCCCAACCCTTCACAGTTCATGAGAAATGGATCCTCCCCTGAATTTAATTTCACGGGCAAGCCCGATGATAATCACAACACAGTGCCATCTGCTGCTGCCTCAGGAGCAAAAGATCAGGCGGAAACTGATCACATGGCTAGCGTGTCCTACAGATCAACAGAAACTCCGACCAATATTACAA ATCTGCCCCCTGTGGATGACTCTGCAGTGAACAGTGAAATGATTAATGACCAGCAGTTGACAATCGATGAAGGAACAATCAGCATATCCAGTCAATATTCCCAAGA GTTACTTAATTCGTTGACTCACGCCCTTCAAAGCTCGGGCATAGATTTGTCCCAAGCCAGCATCTCTGTGCAGATCAACCTGGGCAAGCGGGCTGTCAAGagaactgctgctgctgtaccCTCCAATTCTAAG GAACTCACCGAGCCATCATCTAATAACGAAATAGGTCATCAGCTGACAATGTTGGGTGGAGGTGCTGAAGATCATTCACATTCAACAAAGCGACATAAATCTGGCAACAGCTGA